One segment of Chlorocebus sabaeus isolate Y175 chromosome 24, mChlSab1.0.hap1, whole genome shotgun sequence DNA contains the following:
- the VRTN gene encoding vertnin, translating into MTSRNQLVQRVLQELQEAVECEGLEGLVGAALEAKQVLSSFTLPTCREGGPGLQVLEVDSVALSLYPDDAPRNMLPLVCKGEGSLLFEAASMLLWGDAGLSLELRARTVVEMLLHRHYYLQGMIDSKVMLQAVRYSLCSEESPEMTSLPPATLEAIFDADVKASCFPSSFSNVWHLYALASVLQRNIYSIYPMRNLKIRPYFNRVIRPRRCDHMPSTLHIMWAGQPLTSHFFRHQYFAPVVGLEEVEAEGAPGMAPALPTLAPLSSPAKTLELLNREPGLSYSHLCERYSVTKSTFYRWRRQSQEHRQKVAARFSAKHFLQDSFHRGGVVPLQQFLQRFPEISRSTYYAWKHELLGSGTCPALPPKEVLGMEELEKLPEEQVAEEELECSALAVSSPGMVLMQRAKLYLEHCISLNTLVPYRCFKRRFPGISRSTYYNWRRKALRRNPSFKPAPALSAPGAPQPASVGEGTVIPWKSEAEEGAGKATDEEPPTPQELLPLRMPLSRWQRRLRRAARRQVLSGHLPFCRFRLRYPSLSPSAFWVWKSLARGWPRGLSKLQVPAPTLGKGGQEAEEKQEEEAGRDVTAVMAPPVGASSEDAEGGPSREGALQEGATAQGQSHSGPLLSQPVVAAAGGRDGRMLVMDMIATTKFKAQAKLFLQKRFQSKSFPSYKEFSALFPLTARSTYYMWKRALYDGLTLVDG; encoded by the coding sequence ATGACTTCTCGGAACCAGCTGGTGCAGCGGGTGCTGCAGGAGCTGCAGGAGGCAGTGGAGTGCGAAGGCCTGGAGGGTCTCGTAGGTGCCGCCCTCGAGGCCAAGCAGGTCCTGTCTTCCTTCACTCTCCCCACCTGCCGGGAGGGAGGCCCTGGCCTCCAAGTGCTGGAAGTGGACTCGGTGGCCCTGAGCCTGTATCCCGACGATGCTCCACGGAACATGCTGCCGCTGGTGTGCAAGGGCGAGGGCAGCCTGCTGTTTGAGGCGGCCAGCATGCTGCTGTGGGGTGACGCGGGCCTCAGCCTGGAGCTGCGGGCCCGCACAGTGGTGGAGATGCTGCTGCACAGACACTACTACCTGCAGGGCATGATCGACTCCAAAGTGATGCTGCAGGCCGTGCGCTACTCCCTGTGCTCTGAGGAGTCCCCTGAGATGACCAGCTTGCCCCCCGCCACGCTGGAGGCCATCTTCGATGCTGACGTCAAGGCCTCCTGCTTCCCCAGCAGCTTCTCCAACGTGTGGCACTTGTATGCTCTGGCCTCTGTGCTCCAGCGGAACATCTACTCCATCTACCCCATGCGCAACCTCAAGATCCGGCCCTACTTCAACCGTGTCATCCGGCCCCGCCGCTGCGACCACATGCCCTCCACGCTGCACATCATGTGGGCTGGTCAGCCCCTCACCAGCCACTTCTTCCGCCACCAGTACTTTGCCCCTGTGGTGGGGCTGgaagaggtggaggctgaaggTGCTCCTGGCATGGCCCCAGCTCTTCCAACCCTGGCCCCGCTGTCATCGCCGGCCAAGACCCTGGAGCTGCTCAACCGTGAACCTGGCCTCAGCTACTCTCACCTCTGTGAGCGCTACAGCGTCACCAAGAGCACCTTCTACCGCTGGCGGCGGCAGTCCCAGGAGCACCGGCAGAAAGTGGCTGCCCGCTTCTCTGCCAAGCACTTCCTGCAGGATAGCTTCCACCGGGGGGGCGTCGTGCCGCTTCAGCAGTTCCTCCAGCGGTTCCCCGAGATCTCCCGCTCAACCTACTACGCCTGGAAGCATGAGCTGCTGGGCTCTGGCACCTGCCCGGCCCTGCCCCCCAAGGAGGTGCTGGGCATGGAGGAGCTAGAGAAGCTGCCAGAGGAGCAGGTGGCTGAGGAGGAGCTGGAGTGCTCAGCACTGGCGGTGTCAAGCCCTGGAATGGTCTTAATGCAGCGGGCCAAGTTGTACCTGGAGCATTGCATTTCCCTGAACACACTGGTACCCTATCGCTGCTTCAAACGCAGGTTCCCTGGCATCTCACGGTCCACCTATTACAATTGGCGGCGAAAGGCCCTCCGGAGGAACCCCAGCTTCAAGCCAGCACCAGCCCTCTCTGCTCCTGGGGCTCCCCAGCCAGCATCTGTTGGGGAAGGGACTGTAATTCCTTGGAAGAGTGAAGCAGAAGAGGGGGCAGGGAAGGCCACGGATGAGGAGCCTCCCACCCCCCAGGAGCTCCTGCCACTAAGGATGCCCCTGTCCCGTTGGCAGAGGCGTCTGCGTAGGGCTGCCCGCAGGCAGGTATTGAGTGGGCATCTCCCTTTTTGCCGCTTCCGCCTCCGCTACCCCAGCCTGTCACCTTCTGCCTTTTGGGTCTGGAAGAGTCTTGCTCGGGGTTGGCCCAGAGGCCTGTCCAAACTCCAGGTGCCAGCCCCCACCTTGGGCAAAGGagggcaggaggctgaggagaagcaggaggaggaggctggcagGGATGTGACAGCTGTGATGGCCCCACCTGTGGGGGCTTCTTCAGAAGATGCAGAGGGAGGGCCTTCCAGAGAGGGGGCCCTGCAAGAGGGGGCCACAGCCCAGGGCCAGTCCCACAGTGGGCCCCTGCTGAGCCAACCTGTGGTGGCAGCAGCGGGTGGGAGGGATGGCCGGATGCTGGTAATGGACATGATCGCTACCACGAAGTTTAAGGCCCAGGCCAAGCTGTTCTTGCAGAAGCGCTTCCAGTCCAAGAGCTTCCCCTCCTACAAAGAGTTCAGTGCCCTCTTCCCCCTCACTGCCCGCTCCACATACTACATGTGGAAGCGAGCCCTCTATGATGGCCTCACCCTGGTAGACGGCTGA